The following nucleotide sequence is from Musa acuminata AAA Group cultivar baxijiao unplaced genomic scaffold, Cavendish_Baxijiao_AAA HiC_scaffold_880, whole genome shotgun sequence.
tcaaatgaaagtggaacttttagtttatccttactggatcgctacaaaaataaaaaatttttggaagggaaggGGACAAAACAAATTCACATTTACAGTTGGGTCTAGTGAATAAATGGATAGAGCCTATGGTTCCAATTTTGGTAAAACAAAAAGCAACGAGCTTATGTTCTTAATTTGAATTGAACGATTACCCGATCTAATTAGACGTTAAAAATAGATTAGTGCCTTATACGGGAAAGGGTGAGTTCTCCTGTGGGTGGACCattgattctttttcctttttttttaataaatcctaaCTATTCTTTATTATGGATTAGAAACGGATGTGTAGAAGAAACAGTATACTGATAAAGAGAATAAATTCCAAAGTCAAAAGAGCGATCGGGTTGCAAAAATAAAGGGTTTGTTATCCTCTTGTAATTATAACGAAGATAAACAACGAAGATAAACCAATTCgatagaaaaagagaataaaaagatctattgattggactccctgtttccttttcggggtatatatttttattactattGTATTCTATATACATAATAGAATACAAAATACCCTGTTTTGACCATATTGCACTATGTATCATTTGATAACCCAATAAATGCCTCCTACCCCTGCTTCAAGTGGAAATGTAAATGGAAGAATTACAAGGATATTTAGAAAAAGATAGATCTCGGCAACAATACTTTCTATATCCACTTCTTTTTCAGGAGTATATTTACGTATTTGCTTATGATCAGGGTTTAAATAGTTCAATTTTTTATGAACCCGTGAATTTTGGGGGTTATGGCAATAAATTTAGTTCAGTACTTGTGAAACGTTTAATTATTCGAAtgtatcaacaaaattatttgatttattcggttaatgattcttaccaaaatcgattcgttgggcacaacaattatttttattcccattttttttctcagatgatatcagaaggttttgcagtcattgtggaaattccattctcgctgcaattagtatcttcccttgaagaaaaaaaaataccaaaatctcataatttacaatctattcattcaatatttccttttttagaggataaattatcgcatttaaattatctgtcagatatactaatacctcatcccatccatatggaaatcctggtccaaatccttcaatcctgtatccaggatgttccctctttgcatttattgcggttctttctctacgaatattataattggaatagtctcattactccgaagaaatctatttatgttttttcaaaagaaaataaaagactattttggttcttatataattcttatgtatctgaatgtgaatttgtattagtttttcttcgtaaacaatcttcttatttacgattaacatcttttggagcctttcttgaacgaacacatttttatggaaaaatagaacatcttgtagtgtgccgaaatttttttcagaagactttatgggtcttcaaagatccttccatgcactatgttcgatatcaaggaaaagcgattctgggttcaaggggaactcattttctgatgaagaaatggaaatgccactttgtaaatttctggcaatattattttcatttttggtctcaaccgtacaggatccatataaaccaattatcaaactattctttctattttctgggttatctttcaagtgtactaataaattcttcggcggtaaggaatcaaatgctagagaattcatttctaatggatatttttactaagaaatttgataccatagtcccaattattcctcttgttcgatcattgtctaaagctaaattttgtaccgtatccgggcatcctattagtaagccgatttggaccgatttatcagattgtgatattattaatcgatttggccggatatgtagaaatctttctcactatcatagtggatcctcaaaaaaacagagtttgtatcgaatgaagtatatacttcgactttcgtgtgctagaactttggcccgtaaacataaaagtacagtacgcagttttttgcaaagattaagttcgggattattagaagaattctttacggaagaagaacaagttctttctttgatcttccccaaaataacttctttttatttacatggatcatatagagaacgtatttggtatttggatattatccgtatcaatgacctggtaaataatttataataaaattaggcataaaacaatacaatagaaatagaagatataatagaaatgatctatagatatagagatcaagagaaaaaaatattcacgaattctcattctgaaatgctcatgctcattctgaaatgctcatgtaagtagtgtagtggttgaatcaactgagtagtcaaaattcttatactttcttcttttttctcgggatgttttttatatgtatacatagggaaagtcgtgtgcaatgaaaaatgcaagcacggtttggggagggattttttcctctattgtaacaaggaaaaattatctactccatccgactagttccgggttcgagtcccgggcaacccatacggaaaatagaaaaataaatctttcttttctacttttctattttaattcacttcatttacaaatttaattcatttcatttacaaattttgatgtatttagtcgtagatatttggtgtatttagtcgtagatagataagatagatatctgtctgttctgttgagattggttgacattgacatataagtcatgctatactgTTAAATAACAAGTCTTCTATTATCTATCTCATTTCTAGTTATAGTTAATACGTGTGCTTGGGAGTCCTTAAAAATTGAATAAACCAAGATCTTACCATGACTGCAATTTTAGAGAGACGCGAAAGTACAAGCCTATGGGGTCGTTTCTGCAACTGGATAACCAGCACTGAAAACCGTCTTTATATTGGGtggttcggtgttttgatgatccctaccttattgaccgcaacttctgtatttattatcgccttcattgctgctcctccagtagatattgatggtattcgtgaacctgtttctggttctctactttatgGAAATAATATTATCTCTGGTGCTATTATTCCTACTTCTGCAGCTATAGGTTTACATTTTTACCCAATCTGGGAAGCAGCATCTGTTGATGAGTGGTTATACAATGGTGGTCCTTATGAGCTAATTGTTCTACACTTCTTACTTGGTGTAGCTTGTTACATGGGTCGTGAGTGGGAACTTAGTTTCCGTCTGGGTATGCGTCCTTGGATTGCTGTTGCATATTCAGCTCCTGTTGCAGCTGCTACTGCTGTTTTCTTGATCTACCCTATTGGTCAAGGAAGTTTCTCTGATGGTATGCCTTTAGGAATATCTGGTACTTtcaacttcatgattgtattccaggcaGAACACAACATCCTTATGCATCCATTTCACATGTTAGGTGTAGCTGGTGTATTCGGCGGCTCCCTATTCAGTGCTATGCATGGTTCCTTGGTAACCTCTAGTTTGATCAGGGAAACCACTGAAAACGAATCTGCTAACGCAGGTTACAGATTCGGTCAAGAGGAAGAGACTTATAATATCGTAGCTGCTCATGGTTATTTTGGCCGATTGATCTTCCAATATGCTAGTTTCAACAACTCTCGTTCTTTACATTTCTTCTTGGCTGCTTGGCCTGTAATTGGTATCTGGTTCACTTCTTTAGGTATTAGCACCATGGCTTTCAACCTAAATGGTTTCAATTTCAACCAATCCGTAGTTGACAGTCAGGGTCGTGTCATTAACACTTGGGCTGATATCATCAACCGTGCTAACCTTGGTATGGAAGTAATGCATGAACGTAATGCTCACAACTTCCCTCTAGACCTAGCTGCTGTCGAAGTTTCATCTACAAATGGATAAGATTTTTGTCTTAGTGTATACGAATCGTTGAAACAAAGTAGCAATACCCCATATCTTGCTTTAGCAAGATATGGGGTATTGCTGCTTTGTTGGATACAATATTGTTTTTTTGCGCACAGCATACATATAAACTAAAAAGATAACATAAATTTAAGAGTTAAGTATAAgataagataagtaaatcaagataagagataagacctgaatgataaacacttgttttactttcagtttttttttcacaaaaaaaagaatttggcttttatttcaatttccattttttttatcttaaatttttattttaatattaaaatgaactttcaattaacttaacgacgagatttattatcgtttcttgcatgtctcgcaaaagtaaaagtaggcgcgaattctcccaatttgtgacctaccatacgatctgttatataaataggtaaatgttcctttccattatgaatagcgattgtatggccaatcattgtgggtataatggtagatgcccgagaccaagttactattatttctttctcctccctcatgttgagtttttccattttttccgataaatggttagctacaaaagggtttttttttagcgaacgtgtcatgtcacagtgtattactccttttttttacattttttattttaaagattggcattctatgtccaatatctcgatctaagttaagtatggaggtaagaataaatacaataatgatgaatggaaaaaagataaaatcctttagctagaaaagggggcggatgtagccaagtggatcaaggcagtggattgtgaatccaccatgcgcgggttcaattcccgtcgttcgcccatcacattttttcaaattcaaaaaattctattttaaatattcctatttacggcgacgaagaataaaactatcactatattttttccttttcctacttcttcttccaagcgcaggataaccccaaggggttgtgggtttttttctaccgattggggctctcccctcaccgcccccatggggatggtctacagggttcataactactcctcttactacaggacgcttacctagccaacacttagatccggctctacccaaacttttttggttcaccccaacattacccacttgtccgactgttgctaagcagtttttggatatcaaacggacctccccagatggtaatcttaatgtggccgatttaccctcttttgcaatcagtttcgctacagcacctgctgctctagctaattgtccaccctttccaagtgtgatttctatgttatgtatggccgtgcctaagggcatatcggttgaagtagattcttcttttttatcaataaaaaccccttcccaaactgtacaagcttcttccaaagcatacggctttctagatgtatatgatgatatctagacagatggatcttatataaatcgtatgatgaagtaccacatgagtggatatataggaatccaaatctgctgaatcactcatgttatgatcttctacatcctaggtctccccgttccgtcatctggcttatgttcttcatgtagcattcagaccgaatgactctatgaaattacgtcgatacttccacatattacgggtaacgtaggagacatctctctttttccccggggggatcttaattaccactgcttagctttcaattcgcctctgaccatcaaattaaatgtgaataacccgtcctcctctctttgaaacaaggggcgcttccggttctgtgcgtgcttcaaacaattttgtcttctccatattaccatatctctagagtcaataattttctatgaggaactactgaactcaatcacttgctgccgttactcaacagttttctgttgaggtctatcccgtagaggtactcaaattggatcagtgatcgatttctaggtttcgtcgtaaacctaattggttacttccaattacgtaaatcaatagttcaaaccgcactcaaaggtagggcatttcccattgatataggaacttctgtaccagaaacaatggtatctccaattatagcccctctgggatgtaaaatatatctcttctcaccatccccatagtgtatgagacaaatgtatgcatttcgattagggtcgtattctatggttacgattctaccagatatgtctttttcattccgtcgaaaatcgattttacggtatagacgcttatgacctccccctctatgccgtgcggtaatgattcctctggcattacgacctttactacaacgatgctgtccatagatcaaattatttcgtggattggatttcacttgactgtttacggctccattgcgtgtgctcggggtagaagttttgtataaatgtatcgccgtgttattaagtattttgctttaagttcttttctctataagaggtggaatagaataacccggttgaagcgtaatgatcatacgtctgtaatgcattgtatgtcccataataggtcccattcttctaccctttcccgggagtcgatgactattcatagctattaccttgacaccaaagaagagttcgacccaatgctttatttctgtcctagttgatcctgattcgacattagaagtatattgattgttccccaataaccgaatacttttttctgtaaatactgcatatttgattccatccataaatccattttcttccctatgagttccagtatcgataagaattctagttcttactgttcatatgttatggtatgaatataacataccaattcgttatgtatggatgatgagattccattgatacagagccaatccaatagacttattgaacgttcccattggtgtgcatccagcaggaattgaacctacgaatttgccaattatgagttgggcgctttaaccattcagccatggatgcttaacagagatcatcgtatatcgtaaataatatcgtaaataagtatatcgtataaataagtatatcgtaaataagtatatcgtataaataagtatatcgtaaatgtataaataagtatatcgtaaataagtatatcgtataaataagtatatcgtaaatgtataaataagtatatcgtaaataagtatatcgtataaataagtatatcgtaaatgtataaataagtatatcgtaaataagtatatcgtataaataagtatatcgtaaatgtataaataagtatatcgtaaataagtatatcgtataaataaccaaattccaattgaaataaaatctttaggagggatttatgagacgacatcaattcaaattctggatcgtcgaattgagagagatattgagagagatcaagttgagagagatcaagaattctcactatttcttagattcgtggatcaaatacatttttttccatcaagaacgctttatgaaactttttgacaccccgaatttggagtaccctactttcacgtgattcgcagggttcaacaagcaatcgatatttcatgatcaaaggtgtaatcaaaggtgtagtactgcttgtagtagcggtccttatatctcgtattaacaatcgaaagatggtcgaaagaaaaaatctctatttgatggagcttcttcctatacctatgaattccattggacccagaaatgtgaattccattggacccagaaatgagacattggaagaatcttttcggtcttccaatatcaataggttgattgtttcgttcctgtatcttccaaaagggaaaaagatttctgagagttgtttcatggatccgcaagagagtacttgggttctcccaataaataaaaagtgtatcatgcctgaatctaaccggagttcgcggtggtggaggaaccggatcggaaaaaagagggattctagttgtaagatatctaatgaaaccgtagctggaattaatgaaaccgtagctggaattaagatctcattcaaagagaaagatagcgaatatctggagtttctttttttatcctatacggatgatccgatccgcaaggaccatgattgggaattgtttgatcgtctttctccgaggaagaagcgaaacataatcaacttgaatttgggacagctattcgaaatcttagggaaagacttgatttgttatctcatgtctgcttttcgtgaaaaaagaccaattgaaggggagggtttcttcaaacaacaaggagctgaggcaactattcaatcaaatgatattgagcatgtttcccatctcttctcgagaaacaagtggggtatttctttgcaaaattgtgttcaatttcatatgtggcaattccgccaagatctcttcgttagttgggggaagaatcagcacgaatcggattttttgaggaacgtatcgagagagaatttgatttggttagacaatgtgtggttggtaaacaaggatcggttttttagcaaggtacggaatgtattgtcaaatattcaatatgattccacaagatctattttcgttcaagtaagggattctagccaattgaaaggatcttctgatcaatccatagatcatttcgattccattagaaatgaggattcagaatatcccacattgatcgatcaaacagacattcagcaactaaaagaaagatcgattctttgggatccttcctttcttcaaacggaacgaacagagatagaatcagatcgattcccgaaatgcctttttggatcttcctcaatgtcccggctattcacggaacgtgagaagcagatgaataatcatctgcttccggaagaaatcgaagaatttcttgggaatcctacaagatcaattcgttcttttttctctgacagatggtcagaacttcatctgggttcgaatcctattgagaggtccactagagatcagaaatttttgaagaaaaaacaagatgtttcttttgtcccttccaggcgattggaaaataaagaaatggttgatatattcaagataattatgtatttacaaaataccgtctcaattcatcctatttcatcagatccgggatgtgatatggttccgaaggatgaaccggatatggacagttccaataagatttcattcttgaacaaaaatccattttttgatttatttcatctattccatgaccggaacaaaaggggatacacgttacaccacgattttgaatcagaagagagatttcaagaaatggcagatctattcactctatcaataaccgagccggatctggtgtatcataggggatttgccttttctattgattcctacgggttggatcaaaaaaaattcttgaatgaggtattcaactccagagatgaatcgaaaaagaaatctttattggttctacctcctcttttttatgaagagaatgaatctttttatcgaaggatcagaaaaaaatcggtccggatctactgcgggaatgatttggaagatccaaaactaaaaacagcggtatttgctagcaacaacataatggaggcagtcaatcaatatagattgatccgaaatctgattcaaatccaatatagcacctatgggtacataagaaatgtatctaatcgattctttttaatgaatagatccgatcgcaacttcgaatatggaattcaaagggatcaaataggaaatgatactctgaatcatataactataatgaaatatacgatcaaccaacatttatcgaatttgaaaaagagtcagaagaaatggtttgatcctcttttttctcgaaccgagagatccatgaatcgggatcctgatgtatatagatacaaatggtccaatgagagcaagaatttccaggaacatttggaacatttcgtttctgaacagaagaaccgttttcaagtagtgttcgatcggttacgtattaatcaatattcgattgattggtccgaggctatcgacaaacaaaatttgtctaagtcacttcgtttctttttgtccaagtcacttccctttttgtccaagtcacttccctttttgtccaagtcacttccccttttctttgtgagtatcgggaatatccccattcataggtccgagatccacatccgtgaattgaaaggtccgaatgatcaactccgcaatcagttgttagaatcaataggtgttcaaatcgttcatttgaataaattgaaacccttcttattggatgatcatgatacttcccaaagaccggaattctttatcaatggaggaacaacattaccatttttgttcaaaaagataccagagtggatgattgactcattctatactagaaataatcgcaggaaatcctttgataacacggattcctatttctcaatgatattccatgatcgagacaattggctgaatcccgtgaaaccatttcatagaagttcattgatatcttctttttataaagcaaatcgacttcgattcttgaatgatccaaatcacttctggttctattgtaacaaaagattccctttttatgtggaaaagacccgtatcaataattatgatcttacatatggacaattcctcactaccttgttcattcgcaacaaaatattttcttcgtgcgtcggtaaaaaaaaacatatttttttggagagagagactatttcaccaatcgagtcacaggtatctaacatattcatacctaaagattttccacaaagtggtgacaaaacgtataacttgtacaaatctttccgttttccaattcgatccgagccattcgttcgtagagctatttactcgatcgcagacatttctgcaacacctctaacagagaaacaaagagtcaattttggaagaacttattgtcagcctctttcagatatgaatctatctgattcagaagggaagaacttgcatcggtatctcagtttcaattcaaacatgggtttgattcacactccatgttctgagaaatatttaccatccggaaagaggaaaaaaaaacggagtctttctctaaagaaatgcgttgagaaacggcagatgtatagaacctttcaacgagatagtgctttttcaaatctctcaaaatggaatctgttccaaacaaaatggaatccgttccaaacatatatgccatggttccttactttgacagagtgcaaatatctaaatttcacccttttagatactttttcagacccattgtcgatactaagtagcagtcacaaatttgtatccatttttcatgatattatgcatggatcagatatatcatggccaattcctcagaagattcttccacaatggactctgataagtgagattttgagtctgataagtgagatttcgagggagtgtttacagaatcttcttctgtccgaagaaatgattcatcgaaataatgagtcacccgttccattgatatggacacatctgagatcaacaaatgctcgggagttggagttcctctattcaatcttttcccttcttcttgttgctggatatctcgttcgtatacatcttctctttgtttcccaagcctctagtgagttacagacagagttagaaaagatcaaatctttgatgattccatcatacatgattgagttgcgaaaacttttggatgggtatcctacatctgaactgaattctttctggttaaagaatctctttctagttgttctgaaacaattaggagattctctggaagaaatacggggttttgcttttggtggcaacatgctattggtcgcttgtggggtcaaatcaatacgttctaggaagaaatatttgaatatcaatctcatcgatctcataagtatcatatcaaatcccatcaatctcataagtatcataccaaatcccatcaatcgaatcactttttcgagaaatacgagacatctaagtcgtacaagtaaagagatccattcattgataagaaaaagaaaaaaggtgaacggtgattggattgatgagaaaatagaatcctgggtcgcgaacagtgattcgattgatgatgaagaaagagaattcttggttcagttctccaccttaacgacagaaaaaaggattgatcaaattctattgagtctgactcatagtgatcatttatcaaagaatgactctggttatcaaatgattgaacaaccgggatcaatttacttacgatacttagttgacaagtatataatgaattatgagttcaatggatcctgtttagcagaaagacggatattccttgctcattatcagacaattacttattcacaaacctcgtgtggggctaatagttttcatttcccatctcatggaaaacccttttcgctccgcttagccctatccccttctaggagtattttagtgataggttctataggaactggacgatcctatttggtcaaatacctagcgacaaaccccta
It contains:
- the LOC135664748 gene encoding photosystem II protein D1 encodes the protein MTAILERRESTSLWGRFCNWITSTENRLYIGWFGVLMIPTLLTATSVFIIAFIAAPPVDIDGIREPVSGSLLYGNNIISGAIIPTSAAIGLHFYPIWEAASVDEWLYNGGPYELIVLHFLLGVACYMGREWELSFRLGMRPWIAVAYSAPVAAATAVFLIYPIGQGSFSDGMPLGISGTFNFMIVFQAEHNILMHPFHMLGVAGVFGGSLFSAMHGSLVTSSLIRETTENESANAGYRFGQEEETYNIVAAHGYFGRLIFQYASFNNSRSLHFFLAAWPVIGIWFTSLGISTMAFNLNGFNFNQSVVDSQGRVINTWADIINRANLGMEVMHERNAHNFPLDLAAVEVSSTNG